The following is a genomic window from Thermus tengchongensis.
CCAGAAAGGCCAGGCCCTCCTGGGGCCTTCCCAGGGCCAGATGGAGCCGGGAAAGCAAAAGGCGCGCCTCGGGGGTGGAGGGCAGGCCTTGGGCCAGCCTCAAGGCTTCCTCGTACTGGCGGAGGGCCTCGAGGGCCATGGCCCGCAGGAGGTTGGCCTCAGGCCCCGGGGGGAGGGAAAGCCTGAGTACCTCGGCGGCCTGGCCCTTTTGCAGCAGCAACCGGGCGCGAAGGAGCTGGGCCTCCGGCTCATCCCCTAGGCGTCCCAGGTAGCTTTCCGCCTGGGCCAGGTCCCCCCTTTCCAGGTGGATGCGGGCGAGAAGGAGGAGGCTTGGCCGGTGCTCCGGATCGCTGGTGAGGGCCAGCTCGCAGGTGGCCTGGGCGCTGTCCAGTGCCCCTCGTTGGTATAGGCGCTGGCAACGGGCGAAATACTCTTCGGCTCCCTGGGCCAAAGCGGAGGAGAGGAAGTGTAGGCCCAGGAGAACCAGCAATCCCCCAATAAGCCTCATGCCTTCCAGTTTACGCCCTCCCTCTCTTGTACCGGGTATAATCCCCCGCGGGTGAAACCCATGAGGCGCTGGATAACCGTACTTGCCGCGATGGTTTGGGTTGCTGGCCTGGCCCAGGCGCCCCAGGTGGCGGCCCTGGTGGACGCGGGGCGGTTTCAGGAGGCCTACGAGGCGGGGCTGAAGCTGGGCACCCCTGAGGGCCTGGCCCTGGGGGCCAAGGGGGCGAGCTTCTACGCCATGTACCAGGCCAAGCCCGAGGAGAAGCGGGCCTGGTTTGAACGGGCGGAGAAGGCCGCCTCCCAGGCCATCGCCAAGGCCCCGGACTACCCGGAGGGGTATTTTGAGCGGGCCCGGGCCCTGGGCAGGCTTTCCCAGTTCAAGGGGATCCTCGAGGCCCTGGCCGAGGGCCTGGCCCCCAAGATCAAGGGGGACCTGGAGAAGACCCTTAAGCTCAAGCCCGACCACGCCGGGGCCATGGTGGCCCTGGCCCTCTGGCACTTTGAGCTGGTGCAGAAGGGCTGGCTGGTGGCCGCCACCCAAGGGGCGGACGCCTCCCGGGTGGAGCCCCTCATGAAGAAGGCCATGGAGCTGGAGCCTGAGGTCATCATCCACCGGGTGGAGTACGCCAAGGTCCTGGCCGCCTGGAACAAGAAGGAGGAGGCCAGGAAGCAGCTGGAAACCGCCCTCGCCCTCCCCGCCAGGACCGCCGCTGACCGCTACGACCAGGAAAGGGCCCGGCAGGAGCTGGCCAAGCTGAAGTAGGCTCCTGCCGGGGTCCCCACGGGGCCGAAGGCCTCGTGGGGCCTTTCACTTTGGGGTGGGAA
Proteins encoded in this region:
- a CDS encoding tetratricopeptide repeat protein, giving the protein MRRWITVLAAMVWVAGLAQAPQVAALVDAGRFQEAYEAGLKLGTPEGLALGAKGASFYAMYQAKPEEKRAWFERAEKAASQAIAKAPDYPEGYFERARALGRLSQFKGILEALAEGLAPKIKGDLEKTLKLKPDHAGAMVALALWHFELVQKGWLVAATQGADASRVEPLMKKAMELEPEVIIHRVEYAKVLAAWNKKEEARKQLETALALPARTAADRYDQERARQELAKLK